The Ornithinimicrobium faecis genome includes a window with the following:
- a CDS encoding cytochrome c oxidase subunit 4, translating to MKVEAKLFYWLVGFFFIVGAIYTYFTGFEEPVGAVGLVLTGMMCAMTAWYLAKSGRTVDLRPEDHEQGEIADIAGPYGHFAPHSWWPLWLGLSSAAVFLGVAIGWWMVLIASPFMAIATVGWVFEFFHGEKAV from the coding sequence ATGAAGGTTGAAGCCAAGCTCTTCTACTGGCTCGTCGGATTCTTCTTTATCGTCGGTGCCATCTATACCTACTTCACCGGCTTCGAGGAGCCCGTCGGCGCGGTCGGCCTGGTGTTGACCGGCATGATGTGCGCGATGACCGCCTGGTATCTCGCCAAGAGCGGACGCACGGTCGACCTTCGACCCGAGGACCACGAGCAGGGAGAGATTGCGGACATTGCGGGCCCCTACGGCCACTTCGCTCCGCACTCCTGGTGGCCGTTGTGGCTGGGTCTGTCCAGTGCTGCCGTTTTCCTGGGTGTCGCCATCGGGTGGTGGATGGTCCTCATCGCCTCGCCGTTCATGGCGATCGCCACCGTGGGCTGGGTCTTTGAGTTCTTCCACGGCGAGAAGGCCGTCTGA
- the coxB gene encoding aa3-type cytochrome oxidase subunit II: protein MQRQTAPARRRRRVGGLGLLAALALVLSGCGAEFQRGYLPEPVTEIGPKVINFWNWTWIAALAVGILVWGLIFWCIVAYRRKKDEKGLPTQLRYNVPIEILYTVVPVLMVAVLFGKTVELQHEMVDTSAEADVTVNAIGKKWSWDFNYVEDNAHIIGTQATNLNLGEEGLHDDLPTLVLPVDSRIEFVLTSRDVIHSFWVPQFLTKLDMVPGRVNTFQAVTTEEGTFQGKCAELCGAYHSEMLFQVQVVPQEEYDAFIEDLKATGGEGLVGNEYNLYGLHEGQPAKLPPELLEDYNASQEEEN, encoded by the coding sequence TTGCAACGGCAGACTGCTCCAGCCCGTCGCCGCAGGAGGGTCGGCGGACTCGGTCTTCTGGCTGCCCTCGCCCTGGTCCTGAGTGGCTGCGGCGCGGAGTTCCAACGCGGCTACCTCCCCGAGCCGGTGACCGAGATCGGGCCCAAGGTCATCAACTTCTGGAACTGGACGTGGATCGCCGCCCTGGCGGTCGGCATCCTGGTGTGGGGCCTGATCTTCTGGTGCATCGTGGCCTACCGCCGCAAGAAGGACGAGAAGGGGCTGCCCACGCAGCTGCGCTACAACGTCCCGATCGAGATCCTCTACACGGTCGTCCCGGTCCTCATGGTCGCCGTGCTCTTCGGCAAGACCGTTGAGCTGCAGCACGAGATGGTCGACACCTCTGCCGAGGCTGACGTCACTGTCAACGCCATCGGCAAGAAGTGGTCCTGGGACTTCAACTACGTCGAGGACAACGCGCACATCATCGGCACCCAGGCCACGAACCTGAACCTGGGTGAGGAGGGCCTGCACGATGACCTGCCCACCCTGGTCCTGCCCGTCGACAGCCGCATCGAGTTCGTGCTGACCTCGCGCGATGTCATCCACTCCTTCTGGGTGCCGCAGTTCCTGACGAAGCTCGACATGGTGCCTGGCCGGGTCAACACCTTCCAGGCGGTGACGACCGAGGAAGGCACCTTCCAGGGCAAGTGCGCCGAGCTGTGTGGCGCCTACCACTCCGAGATGCTGTTCCAGGTCCAGGTCGTCCCCCAGGAGGAGTACGACGCCTTCATCGAGGACCTGAAGGCCACCGGTGGCGAGGGCCTGGTCGGCAACGAGTACAACCTCTATGGGCTCCATGAGGGGCAGCCGGCCAAGTTGCCGCCGGAGCTTCTCGAGGACTACAACGCCTCGCAGGAGGAGGAGAACTGA
- a CDS encoding HesB/IscA family protein: MSVPQTQTTTETTTEHGVVLSSVAAEKVKSLLEQEGRDDLRLRIGVQPGGCSGLIYQLYFDERTLDGDLSVDFDGVAVVVDRMSAPYLDGASIDFADTIEKQGFTIDNPNAGSSCACGDSFG, from the coding sequence ATGAGCGTGCCCCAGACCCAGACCACCACTGAGACCACGACGGAGCACGGCGTAGTCCTGTCGTCCGTCGCTGCTGAAAAGGTCAAGTCCCTCCTCGAGCAGGAGGGCCGCGACGACCTGCGTCTGCGCATCGGCGTCCAGCCCGGCGGCTGCTCCGGCCTGATCTACCAGCTCTACTTCGACGAGCGCACCCTCGACGGCGACCTGAGCGTAGACTTCGACGGTGTCGCGGTCGTTGTCGACCGGATGAGTGCCCCCTATCTCGACGGCGCGTCCATCGACTTCGCCGACACCATCGAGAAGCAGGGCTTCACCATCGACAACCCCAACGCGGGCAGCTCCTGCGCCTGCGGCGACTCCTTCGGCTGA
- a CDS encoding DMT family transporter, whose amino-acid sequence MKEQGASRDLTWVVALAACFWGTSALMREPLAQVLDAATIVMWEHLVLVLLLLPWLLPALRRWAQAPPRVRVGAIIIGAGSSALATTLFTAAFRLGDPITPQILQKLQPLIAILLAALILGERLRPRFWWFAVPALVGAWLMTFADPFSVAIGDAEAALLALGAATLWGAGTVLGRLVDGHLGPRDTLALRFGFGLPAAAVIVLVSGAGWAMPLKQVPMLLLLALVPGALALALYYVGLRRTAASRATLAELMFPVTSVLVGVTFLDTQLTWSRWLGVAIVVISVTGLVLHEARSRRTSVVQEASAASLT is encoded by the coding sequence ATGAAAGAGCAGGGCGCCTCGCGCGATCTGACCTGGGTCGTCGCCCTCGCCGCGTGCTTCTGGGGCACCTCCGCGCTGATGCGCGAACCGCTGGCCCAGGTGCTCGACGCTGCCACGATCGTGATGTGGGAGCACCTCGTCCTGGTGTTGCTCCTGCTGCCCTGGCTGCTGCCCGCCCTGCGTCGCTGGGCTCAGGCACCGCCGCGGGTGCGCGTGGGAGCCATCATCATCGGCGCCGGCTCGTCGGCCCTGGCCACCACGCTGTTCACGGCGGCCTTCCGTCTCGGAGACCCGATCACGCCCCAGATCCTGCAGAAGTTGCAGCCGCTGATCGCCATCCTGCTGGCGGCGCTGATCCTGGGGGAGCGTCTGCGCCCTCGGTTCTGGTGGTTCGCGGTCCCGGCGCTGGTCGGGGCCTGGCTGATGACCTTTGCCGACCCGTTCTCGGTGGCGATCGGCGACGCCGAGGCTGCCCTGCTCGCGCTGGGCGCGGCGACCCTGTGGGGTGCTGGCACCGTCCTGGGGCGCCTGGTCGACGGTCACCTCGGGCCGCGCGACACCCTGGCCCTGCGCTTCGGCTTCGGCCTGCCCGCTGCGGCCGTCATCGTGCTCGTGTCCGGTGCCGGGTGGGCGATGCCGCTCAAGCAGGTGCCGATGCTGCTGCTCCTGGCGCTGGTGCCGGGCGCCCTCGCGCTCGCGCTCTACTACGTCGGCCTGCGGCGCACCGCGGCATCCCGCGCGACGCTGGCCGAGCTGATGTTCCCGGTGACGTCCGTGCTCGTCGGCGTCACGTTCTTGGACACCCAACTGACGTGGAGCCGCTGGCTTGGCGTGGCGATCGTGGTGATCTCCGTGACCGGGCTCGTGCTGCACGAGGCGCGCTCGCGGCGCACCAGCGTGGTCCAGGAGGCGTCGGCGGCGTCCCTGACGTGA
- a CDS encoding glycerate kinase, giving the protein MRVVLATGSYADTPGPLAAAVSLAQGWARHAPADQVIVAPLSDGGSGFVEVLAHALDVQPTPVVVTGPTGADVPAQLLLHEGSAYIEAGQAAGRHLAVEALQEALVPAGASSEEADRSAAALTSLTSRGVGELIAAALEAGATRIVLGCGDLASHDGGRGLLQALGAGEDLTELPAVRDRLRGTTLVLAHATTLPLTGFHGASAALGTEHGVPAVVTQRLEEEMGLLTERITRILPARKDLLTGKPLRPERTEGAGVGGGVGYAAILLGATPVVGASFVIEQVGLVDVLPGALLVTGGEAYDYRTVHDGVIAEAAQAALEVGTPSIVLAQRIEVGRREGMSLGVSGAYDPRVGEDLADLAERVARTWSPRHGD; this is encoded by the coding sequence GTGCGCGTCGTCCTCGCCACCGGGTCGTATGCCGACACGCCCGGCCCCCTGGCCGCGGCAGTGAGCCTGGCGCAGGGTTGGGCACGCCACGCGCCGGCGGATCAGGTCATCGTGGCGCCGCTCTCCGACGGCGGGTCGGGCTTCGTCGAGGTGCTCGCGCACGCCCTGGACGTGCAGCCCACGCCTGTCGTGGTCACCGGCCCCACGGGCGCGGACGTGCCCGCGCAGCTGCTGCTGCACGAGGGCAGCGCCTATATCGAGGCCGGACAGGCTGCCGGCCGGCACCTGGCGGTCGAGGCGCTGCAGGAGGCGTTGGTGCCTGCTGGCGCCTCGTCAGAGGAGGCGGACCGCTCGGCGGCTGCGCTCACCTCGTTGACCAGCCGCGGGGTGGGTGAGCTGATCGCGGCAGCGCTGGAGGCCGGCGCGACCCGGATCGTGCTTGGGTGCGGTGATCTGGCCAGCCATGACGGTGGCCGCGGCCTGCTGCAGGCGCTCGGCGCGGGGGAGGACCTGACCGAGTTGCCGGCCGTGCGCGATCGCCTGCGGGGCACGACCCTGGTCCTGGCTCACGCCACGACGCTGCCGCTCACGGGCTTTCACGGGGCCAGCGCGGCCCTGGGCACCGAGCACGGCGTCCCCGCCGTCGTCACCCAGCGGTTGGAGGAGGAGATGGGGCTGCTCACCGAGCGGATCACCCGGATCCTGCCTGCCCGCAAGGACCTGCTGACCGGCAAGCCGCTGCGGCCCGAACGCACGGAGGGTGCGGGCGTCGGTGGGGGAGTCGGCTATGCCGCGATCCTGCTCGGCGCCACACCCGTGGTGGGGGCGAGCTTCGTCATCGAGCAGGTCGGGTTGGTCGACGTGCTGCCCGGGGCCCTGTTGGTCACCGGTGGAGAGGCGTACGACTACCGCACCGTGCACGACGGCGTCATCGCCGAGGCGGCCCAGGCGGCCCTCGAGGTCGGGACACCGAGCATCGTGCTGGCCCAGCGGATCGAGGTCGGCCGGCGCGAGGGCATGTCGCTGGGCGTCTCGGGTGCTTATGACCCCCGCGTGGGCGAGGACCTGGCTGACCTGGCCGAGCGGGTCGCTCGCACGTGGTCGCCCCGGCATGGCGACTGA
- the trpS gene encoding tryptophan--tRNA ligase: MTTETDPTAYDPSSHTEQSTSEQSTATAEDDAAVGDALAASTSDASLARTILRSAQIEKEIDQDASRFRVLTGDRPTGNLHLGHYFGTLRNRVLLQQRGVETFILIADYQVIADRDGVGPIKERVYSLLADYLAAGMDPEATTIFTHSSVPALNQLMLPFLSLVTDSELRRNPTVKAEFEATGGRPMSGLLLTYPVHQAADILFCKANLVPVGKDQVPHLEQARVIARRFDERYGRSDASTPIFPPPEPLLSEAASLLGTDGTKMSKSKGNTIELGMDADTTAKVLKKAVTDADRTITYDPANRPEVSNLVLLAALSSGRDPQEIAAEIGDGGGGTLKKVVTEAVNEHFAPIRARRAEVAADQGYLEQVLARGNERANEIATATLDEVRTAMQMTY; this comes from the coding sequence ATGACCACCGAGACCGACCCCACGGCATACGACCCGAGCAGCCACACGGAGCAGTCCACCAGCGAGCAGTCCACCGCGACAGCCGAGGACGACGCCGCCGTCGGCGACGCGCTCGCCGCCTCCACCTCGGACGCCTCCCTGGCCCGCACCATCCTGCGCTCGGCCCAGATCGAGAAGGAGATTGACCAGGACGCCAGCAGGTTCCGGGTGCTCACCGGCGACCGGCCGACCGGCAACCTGCACCTGGGCCACTATTTCGGCACCCTGCGCAACCGGGTGCTCCTGCAGCAGCGCGGCGTGGAGACCTTCATCCTCATCGCCGACTATCAGGTGATCGCCGACCGCGACGGCGTCGGCCCGATCAAGGAGCGGGTCTACTCGCTGCTCGCGGACTATCTGGCGGCCGGGATGGACCCGGAGGCGACCACGATCTTCACGCACTCCAGTGTCCCGGCGCTCAACCAGCTGATGCTGCCCTTCCTGTCGCTGGTCACCGACTCCGAGCTGCGCCGCAACCCCACCGTCAAGGCGGAGTTCGAGGCGACCGGGGGCCGGCCGATGTCCGGGCTGCTGCTGACCTATCCCGTGCACCAGGCCGCCGACATCCTGTTCTGCAAGGCCAACCTGGTGCCGGTCGGCAAGGACCAGGTGCCACACCTGGAGCAGGCCCGCGTGATCGCCCGCCGTTTCGATGAGCGCTATGGCCGCTCCGACGCGAGCACCCCGATCTTCCCGCCGCCGGAGCCCCTGCTGTCCGAGGCGGCCAGCCTGCTCGGCACCGACGGCACCAAGATGTCGAAGTCCAAGGGCAACACGATCGAGCTGGGCATGGACGCCGACACCACGGCCAAGGTGCTCAAGAAGGCCGTCACCGACGCGGACCGCACCATCACCTATGACCCCGCGAACCGTCCCGAGGTGTCCAACCTGGTGCTGCTCGCGGCCCTGTCCAGCGGTCGGGACCCGCAGGAGATCGCGGCCGAGATCGGCGACGGCGGTGGCGGCACGCTCAAGAAGGTCGTCACCGAGGCCGTCAACGAGCACTTCGCCCCGATCCGGGCCCGTCGCGCCGAGGTGGCGGCTGACCAGGGCTACCTCGAGCAGGTGCTGGCCCGCGGCAACGAGCGCGCCAACGAGATCGCCACGGCGACGCTGGACGAGGTCCGCACCGCCATGCAGATGACTTACTGA
- the ctaD gene encoding aa3-type cytochrome oxidase subunit I yields the protein MAITTTRPSGEIVPSREPAKPRKSLGKLLVSWITTTDHKVIGNLYFITSVAFFMLGGLLALIIRAELWAPGLTVVDNPEQFNQMFTMHGTIMLLLFATPLFAGFANALMPLQIGAPDVAFPRLNMFAYWLFAFGGLITVSGFLAPGGAASFGWFAYQPLAGPTHSPGVGGDLWVMGLALAGFGTILGAVNFITTIVCMRAPGMTMFRMPMFTWTVLVTSILVLMVFPVLAAAMFGMAADRIAGAHIYDPEHGGAMLWQHLFWFFGHPEVYIIALPFFGLISEIIPAFSRKPLFGYKTMVFAVVSIAALSVSVWAHHMYATGAVLLEFFAIMTMLIAVPTGLKFFNWVGTMWGGHLTFETPMLWSIGFLVTFLFGGLTGVILASPVLDFHVTDSYFVVAHFHYVVFGTVVFAMFAGFYFWWPKFTGHMLSEGLGKLHFWMLFLGFHGTFLIQHWLGAMGMPRRYPDYMPEDGFTWMNQVSTASSFLLGASMLPFLYAVWKSFRTEKVTVDDPWGWGGSLEWATSCPPPRHNFNSLPRIRSERPAFDLHHANVATMESAEPDKGVLEKLLGGPDTDPAGRDGTVTGGSKGHGSDSETDGGAR from the coding sequence ATGGCCATCACCACGACGCGGCCCTCGGGTGAGATCGTCCCTTCCCGTGAGCCGGCCAAGCCCAGAAAGAGCCTGGGCAAGTTGCTGGTCAGCTGGATCACGACCACGGACCACAAGGTCATCGGCAACCTGTATTTCATCACCAGCGTTGCCTTCTTCATGCTCGGCGGACTGCTCGCGCTGATCATCCGCGCAGAGTTGTGGGCACCCGGCCTCACGGTCGTGGACAACCCCGAGCAGTTCAACCAGATGTTCACCATGCACGGCACGATCATGCTGCTGTTGTTCGCGACCCCCCTGTTTGCCGGGTTCGCCAACGCGCTGATGCCGCTGCAGATCGGTGCTCCGGACGTCGCCTTCCCGCGCCTGAACATGTTTGCCTACTGGCTGTTCGCGTTCGGTGGTCTGATCACCGTCAGCGGATTCCTCGCTCCCGGTGGCGCAGCCTCCTTCGGCTGGTTCGCCTATCAGCCCCTGGCTGGTCCGACGCACAGTCCTGGCGTGGGTGGTGACCTGTGGGTGATGGGTCTGGCCCTGGCCGGCTTCGGCACGATCCTGGGTGCGGTCAACTTCATCACCACGATCGTCTGCATGCGGGCGCCGGGCATGACCATGTTCCGGATGCCGATGTTCACCTGGACCGTCCTGGTGACCTCGATCCTGGTTCTGATGGTCTTCCCGGTGCTGGCTGCCGCGATGTTCGGCATGGCCGCTGACCGCATCGCGGGCGCGCATATCTATGATCCGGAACACGGCGGCGCCATGCTGTGGCAGCATCTGTTCTGGTTCTTCGGGCACCCCGAGGTCTATATCATCGCCCTGCCGTTCTTCGGCCTGATCTCCGAGATCATCCCGGCCTTCAGCCGCAAGCCGCTCTTCGGTTACAAGACGATGGTCTTCGCGGTCGTCTCCATCGCTGCACTGTCGGTCAGCGTGTGGGCTCACCACATGTATGCGACCGGCGCGGTGCTCCTGGAGTTCTTCGCCATCATGACGATGCTGATCGCGGTCCCGACCGGTCTGAAGTTCTTCAACTGGGTCGGCACCATGTGGGGCGGACACCTGACTTTTGAGACACCCATGCTGTGGTCCATCGGCTTCCTGGTGACCTTCTTGTTCGGTGGTCTCACCGGCGTCATCCTGGCGAGTCCGGTGCTCGACTTCCACGTCACTGACTCCTACTTTGTCGTCGCGCACTTCCACTACGTGGTGTTCGGCACCGTGGTGTTCGCGATGTTCGCCGGCTTCTATTTCTGGTGGCCGAAGTTCACTGGCCACATGCTCAGCGAGGGCTTGGGCAAGCTGCACTTCTGGATGCTCTTCCTGGGCTTCCACGGGACCTTCTTGATCCAGCACTGGCTGGGCGCGATGGGCATGCCCCGTCGTTACCCGGACTACATGCCTGAGGACGGGTTCACCTGGATGAATCAGGTGTCCACGGCATCATCGTTCTTGCTGGGTGCCTCCATGCTGCCCTTCCTCTATGCCGTCTGGAAGAGCTTCCGGACCGAGAAGGTCACCGTCGATGACCCGTGGGGTTGGGGCGGCTCGCTGGAGTGGGCCACCTCGTGCCCGCCGCCGCGGCACAACTTCAACTCGTTGCCGCGCATCCGGTCCGAGCGCCCGGCCTTCGACCTGCACCACGCCAATGTCGCCACGATGGAGTCGGCCGAGCCCGACAAGGGCGTGTTGGAAAAGTTGTTGGGCGGGCCGGACACGGATCCGGCGGGCAGGGATGGAACGGTGACCGGTGGGTCCAAGGGTCACGGGAGTGACAGCGAGACGGACGGAGGCGCCCGATGA
- a CDS encoding glutathione S-transferase family protein, which produces MVDQGTYVEESYKRDTRYIPTRITADGRDGFPVEPGRYRLAVSRACPWAHRSTIVRRLLGLEPVLSMAVAGPTHDADSWTFDLDPGGVDPVLGIPRLKDAYEARPDGYKPGVTVPAIVDTTTGQVVTNDFPQITLDFSTQWTQFHREGAPDLYPEALRSEIDEVAELIYQDVNNGVYRCGFAGKQESYEKAYDRLFSRLDWLSERLSTQRYLVGDTITEADIRLFTTLVRFDAVYHGHFKCNRSKLSEMPVLWAYARDLFQTPGFGDTVNFEHIKSHYYEVHLDINPTGIVPKGPDPSGWLTAHGREELGGSPFGTGTPPGAVAEGEEVPPLTGSQPNAGA; this is translated from the coding sequence ATGGTTGATCAGGGCACATACGTCGAGGAGTCCTACAAACGGGACACCCGCTACATCCCGACGCGGATCACCGCCGACGGTCGTGACGGCTTCCCCGTCGAGCCGGGGCGCTATCGGCTCGCGGTGAGCAGGGCCTGCCCCTGGGCGCACCGCTCGACCATCGTGCGCAGGCTGCTGGGCCTGGAGCCGGTGCTGTCGATGGCGGTCGCCGGGCCGACCCACGATGCCGACAGCTGGACCTTCGACCTGGACCCCGGCGGCGTCGACCCCGTGCTGGGGATCCCGCGGCTCAAGGATGCCTATGAGGCGCGCCCGGACGGCTACAAGCCCGGCGTGACCGTGCCCGCGATCGTGGACACCACCACCGGCCAGGTCGTGACCAACGACTTCCCGCAGATCACCCTCGACTTCTCCACGCAGTGGACGCAGTTCCACCGCGAGGGTGCCCCAGACCTCTATCCGGAGGCGCTGCGCAGTGAGATCGATGAGGTCGCCGAGCTGATCTATCAGGACGTCAACAACGGTGTCTACCGCTGCGGCTTCGCCGGCAAGCAGGAGTCCTATGAGAAGGCCTACGACCGGCTGTTCTCCCGGTTGGACTGGCTCAGCGAGCGCCTGTCCACGCAGCGTTATTTGGTCGGCGACACGATCACCGAGGCCGACATCCGGCTATTCACCACGCTGGTGCGCTTCGACGCGGTCTATCACGGCCACTTCAAGTGCAACCGCTCCAAGCTGAGCGAGATGCCGGTGCTGTGGGCCTACGCCCGCGACCTGTTCCAGACGCCAGGCTTCGGTGACACGGTCAACTTCGAGCACATCAAGTCGCACTATTACGAGGTGCACCTGGACATCAACCCGACGGGCATCGTCCCGAAGGGCCCGGACCCCTCGGGGTGGCTCACAGCGCACGGCCGCGAGGAGTTGGGCGGGTCCCCGTTCGGCACGGGCACCCCGCCCGGCGCGGTGGCCGAGGGTGAAGAGGTCCCGCCCCTCACCGGCTCGCAGCCCAACGCTGGGGCATGA
- a CDS encoding carbohydrate kinase family protein — protein MRIAVCGSIATDHLMTYQGRFADSLVPDQLAKISVSFLVDDLQVRRGGIAANISFGMARLGHHPVLVGAVGEDFDSYRSWLERHGVDCDHVHVSEMRHTARFVCTTDEDMAQIASFYAGAMSEARDIELGPIVAAVGGVDLVLVSADDPQAMLRHSTECRTRQIPFAADVSQQLAVMDGASIRTLVDGATYLFTNEYEAHLTEQKTGWSAEEILDRVGTRIITRGRDGASVLRRGEDPIEVPIATDVQRVDPTGVGDAFRAGFLAGLAWDLPLERCAQLGSTLASYVLETVGTQEYTFDNAHFLDRFGQAYGAEAAAEVATHLG, from the coding sequence GTGAGAATTGCTGTCTGTGGATCCATCGCGACCGACCACCTGATGACCTACCAGGGCCGGTTCGCCGACTCGCTCGTGCCCGATCAGCTCGCCAAGATCTCGGTGTCCTTCCTCGTCGACGACTTGCAGGTGCGCCGCGGCGGGATCGCGGCCAACATCAGTTTTGGCATGGCCCGGCTCGGTCACCATCCCGTGCTGGTCGGGGCCGTGGGGGAGGACTTCGACAGTTATCGGTCCTGGTTGGAGCGGCACGGCGTCGACTGCGATCACGTCCACGTCTCCGAGATGCGGCACACCGCACGCTTCGTGTGCACGACCGATGAGGACATGGCCCAGATCGCCTCGTTCTACGCCGGCGCGATGAGTGAGGCGCGTGACATCGAGCTCGGCCCCATCGTGGCCGCAGTGGGCGGCGTCGACCTGGTCCTGGTCAGCGCCGACGACCCGCAGGCGATGCTGCGACACTCCACCGAGTGCCGCACGCGCCAGATCCCCTTCGCCGCCGACGTGAGCCAGCAGCTGGCCGTCATGGACGGTGCCTCGATCCGCACCCTGGTCGACGGTGCGACCTACCTGTTCACCAATGAATACGAGGCGCACCTGACCGAGCAGAAGACGGGCTGGTCGGCCGAGGAGATCCTGGACCGGGTCGGCACCCGGATCATCACCCGCGGCAGGGACGGCGCCAGTGTCCTGCGCCGCGGCGAGGACCCCATCGAGGTGCCGATCGCCACCGACGTGCAGCGGGTCGACCCGACCGGAGTGGGCGACGCCTTCCGGGCCGGCTTCCTGGCCGGCCTGGCCTGGGACCTGCCCCTGGAGCGCTGTGCCCAGCTCGGCTCCACCCTGGCCAGCTACGTCCTCGAGACGGTCGGCACCCAGGAATACACCTTCGACAACGCCCACTTCCTCGACCGGTTCGGGCAGGCCTACGGCGCCGAGGCTGCGGCCGAGGTCGCCACCCACCTGGGCTGA
- the aat gene encoding leucyl/phenylalanyl-tRNA--protein transferase has product MPIEPAPTQWHLDLGQAKTGEDLVGVGADLEPGTLLAAYRSGIFPMGLGLRGGGTLGWWSPDPRGILRPRDVRVSRSLRKSHARFDFSVDSAFDQVVAACAAPDRDGRWITPEIARAYAELHRLGWAHSVETWRDGELVGGLYGVAIGGLFAGESMFHRATDASKAALVHLVSLVSDTHGLIDVQWRTEHLASLGITEVRRTAYLELLSQALTEPLPSAFAGQPR; this is encoded by the coding sequence ATGCCGATCGAGCCGGCACCCACGCAGTGGCACCTTGATCTGGGGCAGGCCAAGACAGGGGAGGACCTGGTCGGCGTCGGCGCCGACCTCGAGCCGGGCACCCTGCTGGCCGCCTACCGTTCCGGCATCTTCCCGATGGGGCTGGGCCTGCGCGGTGGCGGCACCCTCGGCTGGTGGTCACCTGACCCACGCGGGATCCTGCGGCCCCGTGACGTGCGGGTGAGTCGGTCCCTGCGCAAGTCCCACGCGCGCTTCGACTTCTCCGTCGACTCCGCCTTCGACCAGGTGGTGGCCGCGTGCGCAGCGCCGGATCGGGACGGGCGGTGGATCACCCCGGAGATCGCCCGGGCCTACGCAGAGCTGCACCGCCTCGGGTGGGCCCACTCGGTGGAGACCTGGCGGGACGGGGAACTGGTCGGTGGCCTCTATGGCGTCGCCATCGGCGGCCTGTTCGCCGGGGAGTCGATGTTCCACCGGGCCACGGACGCCTCCAAGGCGGCGCTGGTGCACCTGGTGTCGCTGGTGTCCGACACCCACGGGCTCATCGACGTCCAGTGGCGCACCGAGCACCTGGCGAGTCTCGGCATCACCGAGGTGAGGCGCACGGCATACCTCGAGCTGTTGAGCCAGGCCCTGACCGAGCCGCTCCCGTCCGCCTTCGCCGGCCAACCACGCTGA